Proteins co-encoded in one Flavobacterium fluviale genomic window:
- a CDS encoding IPExxxVDY family protein, protein MAIHRLDLDEFDEIDYYLMAIHTSLEDYRLAYFINKILPINLSKSKNEIHAQTKEGEANFSRFYYYDEEKAVSWNLIQNKNEIISVSTNDFQNLFSNETSEVSTTIHLLPEFKKVDFFLKIDNSEEALNFSEIQQKLNTIESIAAIYAVDTDKIKSKNNLIF, encoded by the coding sequence ATGGCTATTCATAGATTGGATTTAGACGAATTTGACGAAATTGATTATTATTTAATGGCAATTCATACTTCATTAGAAGATTATCGATTAGCCTATTTTATCAATAAAATCCTTCCGATAAACTTAAGTAAGAGCAAAAACGAGATCCATGCTCAGACTAAGGAAGGTGAAGCAAATTTTTCCAGATTCTATTATTATGATGAAGAAAAAGCTGTTTCCTGGAATTTAATTCAGAATAAAAATGAAATCATTTCTGTGAGTACAAATGATTTTCAGAATTTGTTTTCTAATGAAACAAGTGAGGTTTCTACAACAATTCATTTACTTCCTGAATTTAAAAAAGTCGATTTTTTCCTGAAAATAGACAATAGCGAAGAGGCGCTTAATTTTTCAGAAATTCAACAAAAATTAAATACCATAGAAAGTATTGCGGCTATTTATGCTGTTGATACAGATAAAATAAAATCAAAAAACAATCTAATTTTTTAA